The Vicia villosa cultivar HV-30 ecotype Madison, WI linkage group LG1, Vvil1.0, whole genome shotgun sequence genome includes a region encoding these proteins:
- the LOC131659154 gene encoding uncharacterized protein LOC131659154, with the protein MLVVWNIRGLNKAGKVKEVSSRLNNIQHEICILLETQVKVNKADQIRQKLQLKGRFLDNYSCHNNGRIWINWNHNHNELRHIKSSSQFVHYGVYDFLGNFKYWLTTIYALNQLEHRRRLWTDIEQLSRTQQGPWCLIGDFNNVLQAQDGIGGNLVIENEYKDLQNMINTIGLCEMPSKDHAMLHVAMTQSRRIQHGCFKFHNSITNAVEFQDVVRQSWILLSSGTPMNILWHKLMRLRKALKSIQMPFSSVQLNLARARQELTIIQTELISHRFDVDLMEKEKKLTTEVIQWNDIEEKKLCSKGLKLTGLERVMAIVHSSMPISNPGMRLRHLIENEVMEFYSNLMGKVDHHLQHIDVDAMRKGNQLNLDHKDFLVRPVTIKEIQEALKGMGDLKAPGLDGYGAKFYKSYWNTIKEDVTAAVREFFTHQRILNDFNKAVVSLIPKTDHAVSVKEYRPIVVCSTFYKIISGILSARLGTILPDIVSISQAAFIPGQVIHNHIMLAYEIIKGYNRKGGTPRVMLQLDLQKAYDMVSWTALENIMHEIGIPHMFIKWILTVITNVAYVFNINDDVLLFCRGDRRSVEMLIQTVTTFSKSTGLLINPQKCKAYYGGLDETAKQELQMLTTFEEGNLPFRYLGVPC; encoded by the exons ATGTTAGTAGTATGGAATATTAGGGGACTTAATAAAGCTGGTAAAGTCAAGGAGGTGAGTTCCCGCCTTAATAACATCCAGCATGAGATTTGCATCTTACTTGAGACACAGGTAAAAGTAAATAAAGCTGATCAAATTAGACAGAAGCTACAGCTTAAAGGGCGTTTCTTGGATAACTATTCCTGCCACAATAATGGTCGTATTTGGATCAATTGGAATCATAATCACAATGAGCTGAGACACATTAAGAGCTCTAGCCAGTTTGTTCACTATGGAGTTTATGACTTTCTTGGTAACTTCAAATACTGGCTTACAACAATTTATGCCCTCAACCAATTGGAACATCGTAGAAGATTGTGGACTGATATTGAGCAACTCAGCAGAACTCAGCAAGGCCCCTGGTGCCTAATTGGAGACTTTAACAATGTCCTCCAAGCTCAAGACGGGATTGGTGGTAATTTGGTTATTGAGAATGAGTATAAGGACCTCCAAAACATGATAAATACCATTGGCTTGTGTGAAATGCCCAGCAAAG ATCATGCCATGCTTCATGTGGCTATGACTCAATCTAGAAGAATACAACATGGTTGCTTCAAATTCCATAATAGTATTACTAATGCAGTAGAGTTTCAGGATGTTGTTAGACAGAGCTGGATTCTCCTTAGCAGTGGCACTCCCATGAACATCCTATGGCACAAACTCATGAGACTGAGGAAAGCTCTGAAGTCTATACAGATGCCTTTCTCTAGTGTTCAGCTGAATTTGGCTCGAGCCAGGCAGGAACTCACAATCATTCAAACTGAACTCATCTCTCATAGGTTTGATGTTGACTTGATGGAGAAGGAAAAAAAGCTGACAACAGAAGTCATTCAATGGAATGATATAGAAGAGAAAAAATTATGCAGCAAAGGACTAAAATTGACTGGCTTAGAAAGGGTGATGGCAATAGTGCATTCTTCCATGCCTATCTCAAATCCAGGCATGAGGCTAAGA CATCTTATTGAGAATGAAGTTATGGAGTTTTACAGCAATCTCATGGGGAAAGTTGATCATCATCTCCAGCACATTGATGTTGATGCTATGAGGAAAGGAAATCAGCTTAATCTTGATCACAAAGATTTCCTTGTTAGACCTGTTACCATTAAGGAGATTCAAGAAGCTCTTAAGGGTATGGGGGATTTGAAAGCCCCAGGCCTAGATGGGTATGGAGCTAAATTTTACAAAAGCTATTGGAATACCATCAAGGAAGATGTGACTGCTGCTGTGAGGGAATTTTTCACACATCAACGAATTCTTAATGACTTCAACAAAGCTGTAGTTTCCCTCATTCCCAAGACTGATCATGCTGTATCTGTTAAAGAATATCGACCTATTGTTGTTTGTTCTACTTTCTACAAAATCATCTCTGGAATTCTGTCAGCTAGATTAGGGACTATTCTCCCTGATATTGTCAGCATAAGTCAAGCTGCATTTATCCCTGGCCAAGTTATCCACAATCATATAATGCTAGCGTATGAAATTATTAAAGGCTACAACAGAAAGGGAGGGACACCTAGAGTCATGCTTCAGCTCGACTTGCAAAAAGCATATGATATGGTGAGCTGGACTGCACTTGAAAACATAATGCATGAGATTGGCATTCCTCATATGTTCATCAAGTGGATCTTGACCGTGATCACTAATGTAGCTTATGTCTTTAACATTAATG ATGATGTGTTACTCTTTTGCAGAGGTGATCGTAGGTCTGTGGAGATGCTTATTCAAACTGTTACAACTTTCTCTAAGTCTACAGGTTTACTCATAAACCCTCAGAAGTGTAAAGCGTATTATGGTGGATTGGATGAGACTGCTAAACAGGAGTTACAAATGCTTACCACTTTTGAGGAAGGCAATCTCCCTTTCAGATATTTGGGAGtcccatgttag